From one Zhongshania sp. R06B22 genomic stretch:
- the lepA gene encoding translation elongation factor 4: protein MSSLDLIRNFSIIAHIDHGKSTLADRFIQTCGGLTEREMSAQVLDSMDIERERGITIKAQSVTLNYTALDGKTYQLNFIDTPGHVDFSYEVSRSLAACEGALLVVDAAQGVEAQSVANCYTAIEQGLEVLPILNKMDLPQADPDKVKHEIEEIIGVDASDAVAVSAKSGMGIIDALEHLVAKIPPPVGDPDAPLQALIIDSWFDNYQGVVSLVRVKNGTLKRGDKIITKSLGKSQVVDVVGIFTPKQTSTGILRAGEVGFVIAGIKDIHGAPVGDTLTHASTPTVDSLPGFKKVKPQVYAGLFTVSTEDYEDFRDALSKLTLNDASLFYEPESSDALGFGFRCGFLGTLHMEIIQERLEREYGLDLITTAPTVIYEVLKKNGEVAMVDNPSSMPDPGEVEETREPIARVNILVPQEHLGNVISLCAEKRGVQKDMQFLGQQVSLNWEIPMSEVVLDFFDRLKSVSRGFASLDYSFDRFEAANLVKLDVLINGDRVDALALIVHRDIAQNRGRQLVDKMQELIPRQMFDVAIQAAIGGHVIARQTVKALRKNVTAKCYGGDVSRKRKLLEKQKAGKKRMKQVGNVEIPQTAFLAVLKIDS, encoded by the coding sequence GTGTCTAGTCTCGATTTAATTCGCAATTTTTCAATTATTGCCCATATTGACCACGGTAAATCTACCCTAGCGGATCGTTTCATTCAGACCTGTGGCGGTCTGACAGAGCGTGAAATGTCCGCTCAGGTCTTAGATTCAATGGATATTGAGCGCGAGCGCGGTATTACCATCAAAGCTCAGTCGGTCACGCTTAACTACACTGCACTCGATGGCAAGACGTATCAGCTTAATTTCATCGACACACCAGGTCACGTTGATTTCTCTTATGAGGTATCGCGTTCCTTAGCTGCCTGTGAAGGGGCGTTATTGGTGGTGGATGCGGCGCAGGGCGTAGAGGCGCAGTCGGTCGCGAATTGTTATACGGCTATAGAGCAGGGGCTGGAAGTATTGCCCATTTTGAATAAAATGGATTTACCCCAAGCCGATCCAGACAAGGTAAAACACGAGATCGAGGAAATCATTGGTGTAGACGCCAGTGACGCGGTTGCCGTTTCCGCTAAGTCGGGCATGGGTATTATTGATGCTCTGGAACATTTGGTCGCAAAAATCCCGCCACCCGTTGGTGACCCCGACGCGCCCTTACAAGCGCTGATTATTGACTCTTGGTTCGATAATTATCAAGGTGTTGTGTCCTTGGTCAGGGTCAAAAATGGCACTTTGAAGCGCGGTGATAAAATTATCACCAAGTCGCTCGGTAAGTCGCAGGTGGTAGATGTTGTCGGTATTTTTACCCCGAAACAGACATCAACTGGTATCTTGCGCGCGGGTGAAGTTGGCTTTGTTATTGCCGGCATCAAAGATATTCATGGCGCTCCGGTAGGGGACACCTTAACTCACGCCTCGACGCCCACAGTTGACTCATTGCCCGGTTTCAAAAAAGTGAAACCGCAGGTGTATGCGGGTCTGTTTACGGTGTCGACAGAAGATTATGAGGATTTTCGTGACGCGCTGAGTAAACTCACCCTTAATGACGCGTCCTTGTTCTATGAGCCGGAAAGCTCAGACGCTCTAGGTTTTGGCTTTCGCTGTGGTTTCCTTGGCACCTTACACATGGAAATTATTCAAGAGCGCTTGGAACGCGAATACGGCCTAGATCTTATCACCACAGCGCCCACGGTAATTTATGAGGTGTTGAAAAAGAACGGTGAAGTGGCGATGGTTGATAACCCGTCTTCCATGCCAGATCCAGGTGAAGTCGAAGAAACCCGTGAGCCAATCGCCAGAGTCAATATTTTGGTGCCGCAAGAGCATTTGGGTAATGTGATTAGCCTATGTGCAGAGAAGCGTGGTGTGCAAAAAGACATGCAGTTCCTGGGGCAGCAAGTTTCCTTAAACTGGGAAATCCCCATGAGCGAGGTCGTGCTAGACTTTTTTGATAGACTGAAGTCGGTGAGCCGCGGCTTTGCGTCTTTGGATTATAGTTTTGATCGTTTTGAAGCGGCAAACTTAGTCAAACTGGACGTATTGATTAACGGTGATAGAGTGGATGCATTGGCTTTAATTGTGCATCGAGATATTGCTCAAAATCGCGGCCGTCAGTTGGTTGATAAAATGCAGGAATTAATTCCCCGGCAGATGTTTGATGTTGCCATCCAGGCCGCCATTGGCGGGCATGTTATTGCAAGGCAAACGGTAAAAGCATTGCGTAAAAATGTTACCGCAAAATGTTACGGCGGTGATGTATCGCGTAAGCGTAAGTTATTAGAGAAACAAAAAGCCGGTAAGAAACGCATGAAGCAAGTGGGCAATGTTGAAATTCCACAAACCGCCTTTTTGGCAGTACTTAAAATTGATAGTTAA
- a CDS encoding SoxR reducing system RseC family protein encodes MISETGRVVGIEDHALWVETIRRSTCGSCAAQKGCGQGLMNKVTDGRRNQLRVLLGPLAADSFQLNDEVEISIPERALIVGAMMVYLVPLFTMIAGMALAAQYQPGDVTAAIGALSGFVVGMVMVRLHAMYIQNKPAFQATVVAKYDPSLINSVAINATAYSE; translated from the coding sequence GTGATCAGTGAAACAGGCCGCGTTGTCGGAATCGAAGACCACGCTTTGTGGGTAGAGACAATTCGCCGCAGCACCTGCGGCAGCTGTGCCGCTCAAAAGGGGTGTGGCCAAGGTTTAATGAACAAAGTGACTGACGGCCGCCGCAATCAGTTGCGAGTATTGCTTGGACCCCTCGCGGCAGATTCATTTCAGTTGAACGACGAAGTAGAAATCAGTATTCCGGAGAGAGCTCTGATTGTTGGCGCTATGATGGTCTACTTAGTGCCATTATTTACCATGATTGCGGGTATGGCCCTGGCTGCACAATACCAGCCGGGCGACGTCACTGCGGCCATAGGCGCCTTAAGCGGCTTCGTTGTCGGTATGGTGATGGTGCGTTTACACGCGATGTATATTCAGAATAAACCCGCTTTTCAGGCCACTGTGGTGGCTAAATATGACCCATCCTTGATTAATTCCGTTGCTATTAACGCTACAGCCTATTCTGAGTGA
- a CDS encoding MucB/RseB C-terminal domain-containing protein, which yields MVKAWCPTRGLSRRSPNRVIARLACTTLAAVLLSAPVLSLDSGSELLNRMTHSHRELNYRAIVTYQLGDQLSSYRITHIVNEGKEFEALESLDGDHQDLVHHGHDVNCVHPGPQLIRLVNPDEDQGFYRYYDLDIEGEGRVAGRDTVTLSIKPRDVYRLGYQLSLDKETGLLLRSDIVNQQGKVLERFQYVMLDLNIPDNELVVDGAIEVEHTPAALDGPVASRAQLWRPNWIPAGFTPLQDTGDDGGAITYTDGLAVMSVFVEPLLKADTGAAKVAEGGMRRGASVSYTVAFPDSGMFATVVGEVPMLTAKQVAKSLSWEQP from the coding sequence ATGGTCAAGGCATGGTGTCCTACGCGCGGGTTGTCTCGCAGGAGTCCGAATAGGGTGATTGCTAGGCTTGCTTGCACCACGCTCGCTGCAGTTTTGCTTAGTGCCCCAGTCCTCAGCCTTGACTCGGGAAGTGAACTGCTTAATCGAATGACGCATAGTCATCGTGAATTAAATTATCGCGCTATTGTGACTTATCAGCTGGGTGACCAGCTGAGTAGCTATCGTATTACTCATATTGTCAATGAAGGCAAAGAATTTGAAGCCTTGGAGTCGCTTGACGGTGATCACCAAGACTTGGTTCATCACGGACACGACGTTAATTGTGTTCACCCGGGGCCTCAGTTAATTCGGCTTGTTAATCCTGATGAAGACCAAGGCTTTTATCGCTATTACGACCTTGATATAGAAGGTGAAGGCCGGGTGGCAGGCCGCGATACGGTAACTCTGTCAATAAAGCCGCGTGATGTTTACCGTCTTGGGTATCAATTATCGCTGGACAAGGAAACCGGCTTGCTACTTCGCTCAGATATTGTAAACCAGCAGGGCAAGGTGCTGGAGCGATTTCAGTACGTTATGTTAGATTTGAATATTCCCGATAACGAGTTAGTGGTCGATGGTGCCATCGAAGTTGAGCACACACCAGCTGCGCTAGATGGTCCTGTGGCAAGCCGGGCGCAGCTCTGGCGGCCTAACTGGATTCCTGCGGGATTTACGCCCTTACAAGACACCGGAGATGATGGCGGCGCAATCACTTATACCGATGGTCTTGCAGTGATGTCGGTATTTGTGGAGCCTCTCTTAAAGGCTGATACTGGCGCGGCGAAAGTGGCTGAGGGTGGTATGCGCCGAGGCGCTTCGGTAAGCTATACCGTCGCCTTCCCTGATTCGGGGATGTTTGCGACAGTAGTTGGTGAGGTGCCGATGTTAACAGCCAAGCAAGTGGCAAAATCTTTGAGTTGGGAGCAGCCGTGA
- a CDS encoding sigma-E factor negative regulatory protein, with protein sequence MSDTVRESLSALMDGEASELELRRILNADQQAIRSEWADLHRSQQLLKNESSPFLGWDISSRVMAEIAGDEQMSGSENGWKQAVSGLAIAASVAAVVVIGSLGSNMFGGSSQMVADNNGVSGRVYPAQASSAAVGGVAVSAQAQASPAGPLLNNDLESRKRFEAYLRKHTDRAAFNNGQGMVSYARVVSQESE encoded by the coding sequence ATGAGCGATACCGTCAGAGAGTCTCTATCAGCATTGATGGATGGCGAGGCGAGCGAACTGGAACTCAGGCGTATTCTCAACGCTGACCAGCAGGCAATTCGCAGTGAGTGGGCTGACTTACACCGCAGTCAGCAGCTGCTCAAAAACGAAAGTAGTCCTTTTTTAGGCTGGGATATTTCCTCGCGAGTTATGGCGGAAATTGCCGGCGATGAGCAGATGAGTGGCTCCGAGAATGGCTGGAAACAGGCTGTCTCTGGACTTGCCATTGCGGCCAGTGTTGCTGCGGTGGTCGTTATTGGCTCGCTGGGTAGCAACATGTTTGGTGGCTCCTCGCAAATGGTGGCCGACAATAATGGTGTGAGTGGTCGAGTGTATCCTGCGCAGGCGTCGTCAGCGGCAGTGGGTGGGGTAGCGGTTAGTGCTCAGGCGCAGGCTTCCCCGGCCGGGCCGCTACTGAATAACGATCTTGAGTCTCGTAAGCGCTTTGAAGCATATTTGCGCAAGCACACCGATCGGGCTGCGTTTAATAATGGTCAAGGCATGGTGTCCTACGCGCGGGTTGTCTCGCAGGAGTCCGAATAG
- the rpoE gene encoding RNA polymerase sigma factor RpoE, whose product MAEPKQTDQQLVERVQKGDKRAFDLLVLKYQHKIFGLISRYVKDNDEIQDVAQEAFVKAYRALPRFRGDSAFYTWLYRIAINTAKNYLVARNRRPPGVDIDVADAEYFEGPSGLKDIETPENQLYGEELKKVVQDAIKALPEDLRSALSLREFDGLSYEDIASVMDCPVGTVRSRIFRAREAVDLRVKAQISGEEVEL is encoded by the coding sequence ATGGCCGAGCCTAAACAGACCGACCAGCAACTTGTCGAGCGAGTACAAAAGGGCGATAAACGTGCATTCGATTTACTCGTGCTTAAGTATCAGCACAAAATCTTCGGTTTAATTTCGCGTTATGTGAAAGATAATGACGAGATTCAGGACGTTGCACAGGAGGCGTTCGTAAAAGCCTATCGTGCCCTACCTAGATTTCGGGGTGACAGTGCGTTTTATACGTGGCTTTACCGAATAGCGATTAATACCGCAAAAAATTATTTGGTGGCGCGGAATCGCCGGCCACCCGGAGTGGATATTGATGTTGCGGACGCTGAATATTTTGAAGGCCCCTCTGGTCTGAAAGATATTGAAACACCAGAGAACCAACTTTACGGCGAGGAGCTGAAGAAGGTGGTCCAAGATGCGATAAAAGCGCTGCCAGAAGATTTGCGCTCTGCCCTTAGTCTGCGTGAGTTTGATGGTTTAAGTTATGAAGATATTGCATCGGTGATGGATTGTCCGGTCGGTACAGTTCGGTCGCGGATCTTTCGCGCCCGAGAAGCAGTCGATTTGCGAGTTAAAGCCCAGATAAGTGGCGAAGAGGTGGAACTATGA